In Bacillota bacterium, one DNA window encodes the following:
- a CDS encoding TrpB-like pyridoxal phosphate-dependent enzyme yields the protein MQENRIILPEREIPRAWYNIRADMPNPVKPPLHPGTGQPATADDFAALFPMNLIEQEFSVERFIDIPEEVLEKLLLWRPTPLVRAYALEKYLKTPARIYFKDEGVSPAGSHKPNTAVAQAYYNKVSGIKRLTTETGAGQWGSALSLACKLFGLECRVYMVRVSYDQKPYRRALMKLWGADCFPSPSEETAFGRKFLQEDPDCAGSLGIAISEAIEDAANSEDTRYSLGSVLNFVMLHQTVIGLEAQKQFAAVGDYPDIVIGCVGGGSNFSGIAYPFLRDKIHGKEIDIVGVEPTACPTLTRAPFGYDFGDTAQLTPLLAMHSLGHDFMPAPIHAGGLRYHGSSPLLSQLLIDKLVEARAYNQLATYRAGVTWARVQGSVIAPETTHAVAAVIEEALKAKEEGRAKTILFNLSGHGFLDLSGYENYLDGNLTDYSLPEEEIERSFKLISKHPRP from the coding sequence ATGCAGGAGAACAGAATAATTCTACCCGAAAGAGAGATTCCCAGGGCCTGGTACAACATACGGGCCGATATGCCAAATCCTGTCAAACCGCCGCTTCATCCCGGTACGGGTCAGCCTGCAACCGCGGATGATTTTGCGGCCCTTTTCCCGATGAACCTCATCGAGCAGGAATTTTCGGTGGAAAGGTTTATCGATATCCCCGAAGAAGTGCTGGAAAAACTTCTATTGTGGAGGCCGACCCCGCTGGTAAGGGCTTATGCCCTGGAAAAATATCTGAAAACGCCGGCCAGGATCTACTTCAAAGATGAGGGCGTCAGCCCCGCCGGAAGCCACAAGCCGAATACGGCCGTAGCACAGGCGTATTACAACAAGGTGTCCGGAATCAAGAGGCTTACCACGGAAACGGGTGCCGGTCAGTGGGGAAGTGCCCTTAGCCTGGCCTGCAAACTTTTCGGACTTGAATGCAGGGTCTACATGGTGCGGGTCAGTTACGATCAGAAACCGTACCGCCGCGCGCTCATGAAATTGTGGGGGGCCGATTGTTTTCCCAGCCCCAGCGAGGAGACCGCTTTCGGGCGAAAATTTCTGCAGGAAGATCCTGATTGTGCCGGCAGCCTGGGAATTGCCATCAGCGAGGCGATCGAAGACGCCGCCAATTCCGAGGATACCCGTTATTCACTTGGAAGTGTGCTTAACTTCGTCATGCTCCATCAGACGGTCATCGGCCTGGAAGCGCAAAAACAGTTCGCGGCAGTGGGCGATTATCCGGATATAGTTATCGGATGCGTGGGCGGCGGTAGCAACTTCTCCGGCATTGCCTATCCATTTTTGCGCGACAAGATTCATGGAAAGGAAATTGACATTGTTGGAGTTGAACCAACTGCCTGCCCAACCTTGACCCGGGCTCCCTTCGGTTATGATTTCGGGGACACGGCTCAACTGACGCCGCTACTGGCGATGCATTCTCTTGGTCATGATTTCATGCCCGCGCCGATACATGCCGGTGGGTTGCGTTACCACGGCTCCTCACCGTTGCTGAGTCAGCTTCTGATTGACAAACTTGTTGAGGCCAGGGCTTACAACCAACTGGCCACCTATCGGGCCGGTGTAACCTGGGCGCGAGTTCAGGGGTCAGTAATTGCCCCCGAGACCACCCATGCCGTTGCGGCGGTGATCGAAGAAGCGCTGAAAGCAAAAGAAGAAGGGCGGGCCAAAACGATCCTGTTCAATCTGAGTGGACATGGGTTTCTTGATCTCAGCGGGTACGAAAACTACCTGGATGGAAATCTTACCGATTATTCCCTTCCCGAGGAAGAAATTGAAAGAAGTTTTAAATTAATTTCAAAACATCCGCGGCCGTGA
- a CDS encoding M48 family metallopeptidase, with translation MKLIWFGDGHAQGVLIIFALGAIALVMLLALASAFFPRESSQDTIRYFDQGFLEQAARYQRSSIGVFIINKLIIWLFYAALIGFTWKYFAVYRPSSPWLVLGFVFLLLTALLLLTFPLDHYRGFVMEHRFGLATSTFVNWLGDHAKSAGISLVTSGFSFWILYLLRNRFADGWWIIAGLLLSIFLIVSVFLSPLLIDPLFYRFYPLKDEQMRSRIADMATEAGVDLDEVLVADASRKTNKANAYFTGLGGTKRVVIYDTLATRFSAEESLAVIAHEIAHWRYGHVFKGIILGIVGIFSALFILHILAIKLGLGGGDMRIIPLALLFVSLLSFVAMPVGNSVSRHFERQADQEAIRLTGDPEAHVSLFRNLAHVNLSEVEPHPYIEFLLYSHPPLMERIRAVK, from the coding sequence TTGAAGCTCATATGGTTCGGGGACGGGCATGCGCAGGGGGTGCTCATCATCTTTGCCCTGGGGGCAATTGCACTGGTCATGCTCCTGGCTCTGGCATCTGCTTTTTTCCCGCGGGAATCAAGCCAGGATACGATCCGTTATTTTGATCAGGGATTCCTCGAGCAGGCCGCTCGTTACCAACGCTCAAGCATAGGCGTTTTTATCATCAACAAGCTTATAATATGGCTGTTTTATGCTGCTTTGATCGGTTTCACATGGAAATATTTCGCCGTATACAGGCCATCAAGTCCATGGTTGGTTCTTGGTTTTGTTTTTCTGCTGTTGACAGCTCTGCTCCTCCTTACATTTCCCCTTGATCATTATCGTGGATTCGTTATGGAGCATCGTTTCGGGCTCGCTACCAGTACATTTGTAAACTGGTTGGGCGATCATGCCAAATCGGCGGGCATCTCCCTGGTTACCTCCGGCTTTTCATTCTGGATCCTGTATCTGCTGAGGAACAGATTCGCGGACGGGTGGTGGATCATTGCCGGACTGCTGTTGTCCATCTTTCTGATTGTTTCCGTCTTCCTCTCGCCCCTTCTGATCGACCCCCTCTTTTACCGGTTTTACCCCCTGAAAGATGAACAGATGCGTTCGCGCATTGCAGATATGGCCACGGAGGCAGGAGTGGATCTGGACGAGGTTCTGGTAGCCGATGCCAGCCGGAAGACCAACAAGGCCAACGCTTATTTCACGGGATTGGGCGGGACAAAGCGAGTCGTTATCTACGATACCCTGGCCACTCGTTTTTCCGCAGAAGAATCCCTGGCCGTGATCGCCCATGAAATCGCTCACTGGCGATACGGGCATGTTTTCAAGGGTATCATACTGGGCATTGTCGGTATTTTTTCGGCTCTGTTCATCCTTCATATTCTTGCAATCAAACTTGGTCTCGGCGGGGGAGACATGCGCATCATCCCCCTGGCGCTTCTGTTCGTCTCGCTCCTTTCCTTTGTTGCCATGCCCGTGGGAAACAGTGTTTCCAGGCATTTTGAAAGGCAGGCCGACCAGGAAGCGATACGTTTGACCGGCGATCCGGAAGCTCATGTTTCCCTGTTCAGAAACCTTGCCCATGTCAACCTGTCCGAGGTGGAACCGCATCCCTACATCGAATTCCTGCTGTATTCCCACCCTCCCCTGATGGAAAGGATAAGAGCGGTAAAATAG